The genome window TGATTACTATAATCATTGTTTGTATTTGAAATAACATATTTTTTCAATGAAAAATACGAAACAATACCGCTGATTATCATCAATACAGCACCTAGAATAAATGGCATTCCTGCAAATTCAAATGGTGAACCCTTATGCGTAAAATAATAAAAAATACTTGACATTACCGGTGGACCAATAATGGTTGCTGCACTCATTAAACTTGCTATTGTTCCCTGAATTTCACCTTGCTCTGTTGGCAAAACATGATTTGTAACTATAGCCCTCAATGATGGCCCAGCAATTCCGGCAAGACAATACGGAATCAAAAAGAGAAACATCATCCAGCTTTCTGAAGCAAAAGCGAACAATAACATTCCGATCGTGTACAATGTCATTCCGATATAAATACTTTTTTCGTTTCCTAATTTTCTGCTAGTCCAACGTATAAGCCCACCCTGAACCAGACTTACTAAAACACCGACAACACCTAACGAAATTCCAACCATTTTTTCGTCCCAGCCAAATTTGTACATTGTGAAATAACTCCAGTTACTTTCGACTGCATGCGATGCAACAAAAATTAAAAACAAAGCAATCAATAATCCGTAAAGAGAAGGGTATTTTTTAAGGTTTAAAAACGCTCCGAT of Flavobacterium marginilacus contains these proteins:
- a CDS encoding TCR/Tet family MFS transporter, whose translation is MASNKKQAAVGFIFITMLIDITGWGIIIPVIPKLIKELIHGDVSEAAKYGGWLTFAYAITQFMFAPLIGNLSDKFGRRPIILISLFAFSLDYILLAFAPTITWLFVGRIIAGLTGASISTASAYIADVSTPDNRAKNFGMIGVAFGLGFIIGPVLGGVLGHYGSRIPFYAAAILCLMNFLYGYFILPESLAKENRRPVNLKRANPIGAFLNLKKYPSLYGLLIALFLIFVASHAVESNWSYFTMYKFGWDEKMVGISLGVVGVLVSLVQGGLIRWTSRKLGNEKSIYIGMTLYTIGMLLFAFASESWMMFLFLIPYCLAGIAGPSLRAIVTNHVLPTEQGEIQGTIASLMSAATIIGPPVMSSIFYYFTHKGSPFEFAGMPFILGAVLMIISGIVSYFSLKKYVISNTNNDYSNQ